TAAATTTAATACCTGGTACAACTAACTATAACGAAAAATTAAGAAGAAGTTTATTTGTTGCTACAAAAACTATGATGCGCTATGCCCATTCTGAATCAGGGGCTAAAGGTCCAGGTTCTAAATCGGATGGTAAAAACGTAAAAAATGCTATTGATGATGTAAAACGTTCACTATCCTTAATGTTTGGGGATGGTAAAGGAAATTATCCCAAAGGTGCATACCTTGATTCTGTCCAAATACATAATCTCACAAATAATGATGAAGTTGATGCTATATATGAAGGATTATTTAATCCCGATCCTAAAGCTGAAATAATAGGTGCTTTAGCAGGTCTATTAGATTTGAGAGATGGCACAAACAGAACAGGGCTTAATCCTCACGAAGAAAAGCTCATAAATCATATTGGAATCACGGGACACTTGTCAGCTCCTACTCATATTTATGCTATTCAAAAAGATGAAGGTAACATATTGGATACACTTCTTGTTGCAATTAATGTAAATGATAAAAGGTATTTAAACCATCAGTATAACTCTATCCCCCTTGCAAAAGCAAAAAATATGGGTGTTATTGGGATGAAAATATTTGCAGATGGCGTTTTCTATGGGAAAGAGCCAAGGTTTTCTTTTATGCCAAAAGATGTAATTCTCTCTGTTGGCTCAAAGAAATTCCCATCGGATTTACTAATAAAATATTCATTAAGTGTTCCTGGAGTTGATACTGTTATTATAGGTATTGGTAATGTTGCACAATTAAATGCTAATATAGAGGCAGCAAATTTTGAAGAACCATTGT
Above is a window of Deferribacterota bacterium DNA encoding:
- a CDS encoding aldo/keto reductase; the encoded protein is NLIPGTTNYNEKLRRSLFVATKTMMRYAHSESGAKGPGSKSDGKNVKNAIDDVKRSLSLMFGDGKGNYPKGAYLDSVQIHNLTNNDEVDAIYEGLFNPDPKAEIIGALAGLLDLRDGTNRTGLNPHEEKLINHIGITGHLSAPTHIYAIQKDEGNILDTLLVAINVNDKRYLNHQYNSIPLAKAKNMGVIGMKIFADGVFYGKEPRFSFMPKDVILSVGSKKFPSDLLIKYSLSVPGVDTVIIGIGNVAQLNANIEAANFEEPLSEAERIKIEEKARDILGTNTNYFQREYIGLTAPNNVRVNRVPNVEKKKFEVMWDTAYAGDAPIVAYNILVDDNVAKSIEFKPQITREPYKETITLNDNNKHSLAVQTVDKSNRKNKSNVIWV